In one Brevibacillus composti genomic region, the following are encoded:
- a CDS encoding FdhF/YdeP family oxidoreductase codes for MGKTKHTGPIKLDTSLKPSLWSSLMPMGLGKVKPHHIRDTMKVIYENRDNLGYAYRILTQGVCDGCALGVSGLYDQTLSGPHLCTTRLNVLRLNTMPAIDPKWLDNVEEMKKLSSTELRKLGRIPYPLSRKPGENRFTRISWDEALNRIAAKIKSITPKQMAFFLTSRGITNEVFYTAAKMTRFLGTNNIDNSSRICHSPSKTALKRSLGIGASSCNYKDWIGTDVLVFWGSVPANNQPVSTKYMYAAKKAGTKIILINPYKEPAMENYWIPSIPESALFGTKIVDDFYQVNIGGDIAFMNGVMKIWFEMEEERPGSAINHEFLREHANGLEELRAHVQAQDWAALEKSAGMSRERMKEFAELIAGSKTGVFVWSMGLTQHHFATDNISQVANLAILRGFIGREKCGLMPIRGHSGVQGSGEMGADPFSLPGGDFDEENRKRVEKVWGFPIPNWQGDIVGVSLENALLPDGHERKTRLFYTSGGNFLETMPDPAYMKSCLENMEMRVHQDIIFNTSTLVDAKEEVIVLPAMTRYEQPGGGTSTSTERMVYFSAEVEGPRIEEARPEWEIYVDLAARVDPARKHLMHFASAQEIRNEIALANPNYDGIQHLKKRGDVFQWGGAWLCEDGICPTPDGRANLIPIELPELQRPSGQFYVTTRRGKQFNSMIYAEKDPFNDADRYDVLIHPEDAKGLHIRDGESIVVYNQFGVFQGKARYAETLQGNLQVYWPEGNVLLPKGVYEKYAGIPEYNTAVTVEKADRYTSGKDMKYIEKRVEDLEVEVS; via the coding sequence ATGGGTAAGACAAAACACACAGGGCCCATCAAGCTGGATACATCCTTGAAGCCTTCCCTGTGGTCATCACTGATGCCGATGGGGCTGGGAAAGGTAAAACCTCATCACATCCGCGATACGATGAAGGTCATCTACGAGAATCGGGACAATCTGGGGTATGCGTACCGCATCCTGACGCAAGGCGTCTGCGACGGCTGCGCGCTCGGCGTGTCCGGGCTGTACGATCAGACGCTGAGCGGCCCGCATCTTTGCACGACGCGTCTGAACGTCCTGAGGCTGAATACGATGCCGGCGATCGATCCCAAGTGGCTGGATAACGTCGAGGAAATGAAAAAGCTGTCCAGCACGGAGCTTCGCAAGCTGGGGCGGATTCCTTATCCGCTGTCGCGCAAGCCGGGGGAAAACCGCTTTACCCGCATCAGCTGGGACGAGGCGCTGAACCGGATCGCGGCGAAGATCAAGTCGATCACACCTAAGCAGATGGCTTTTTTCCTGACCTCTCGCGGGATTACCAATGAAGTGTTCTACACCGCAGCCAAAATGACCCGTTTTCTCGGGACCAACAATATCGACAACTCCTCCCGCATCTGCCACTCGCCGAGCAAGACGGCGCTGAAGCGCTCGCTCGGCATCGGGGCGTCCAGCTGCAACTACAAGGACTGGATCGGGACGGACGTCCTCGTCTTTTGGGGATCGGTCCCGGCAAATAACCAGCCCGTCTCGACCAAGTACATGTACGCAGCCAAAAAAGCGGGGACGAAAATCATCCTGATCAATCCCTACAAGGAACCGGCGATGGAAAACTACTGGATTCCGTCGATTCCGGAGAGCGCGCTGTTCGGGACCAAGATCGTCGACGATTTTTACCAGGTGAACATCGGCGGAGACATCGCCTTTATGAACGGGGTCATGAAGATCTGGTTTGAGATGGAGGAGGAGCGGCCGGGCTCTGCGATCAACCACGAGTTTTTGCGGGAGCACGCAAACGGCCTGGAGGAGCTGCGCGCCCATGTGCAGGCACAGGACTGGGCGGCGCTGGAGAAGTCGGCGGGCATGAGCCGGGAGCGGATGAAGGAATTCGCCGAGCTGATCGCCGGCTCCAAGACCGGGGTATTCGTCTGGTCGATGGGACTGACGCAGCATCACTTCGCTACGGACAACATCTCGCAAGTCGCCAATCTGGCCATCCTGCGCGGCTTTATCGGCCGGGAAAAATGCGGTTTGATGCCGATTCGCGGCCACTCCGGCGTACAGGGCTCGGGCGAGATGGGGGCGGACCCGTTCAGCCTGCCGGGCGGCGATTTTGACGAAGAGAACAGGAAGCGCGTGGAAAAGGTATGGGGCTTCCCGATTCCGAACTGGCAGGGAGATATCGTCGGCGTCTCGCTGGAAAATGCGCTCCTGCCAGACGGCCACGAGCGGAAAACGAGACTGTTCTACACCAGCGGCGGCAATTTTCTGGAGACGATGCCGGACCCGGCTTACATGAAGTCGTGCCTGGAAAACATGGAGATGAGAGTGCACCAGGATATTATTTTCAATACCTCTACACTGGTCGACGCCAAGGAAGAGGTGATCGTGCTGCCGGCGATGACCCGCTACGAACAGCCCGGCGGCGGAACCTCGACGAGTACGGAGCGGATGGTCTATTTCAGTGCGGAGGTCGAGGGGCCGCGCATCGAGGAAGCCAGGCCGGAGTGGGAAATCTACGTCGATCTGGCGGCCCGCGTCGATCCTGCCCGCAAGCATCTGATGCACTTCGCGAGCGCGCAGGAGATCCGCAACGAAATCGCCCTCGCCAACCCCAACTACGACGGCATCCAGCATCTGAAGAAGCGGGGCGACGTCTTCCAGTGGGGCGGGGCGTGGCTCTGCGAGGATGGCATTTGTCCGACGCCTGACGGGCGGGCCAATCTGATCCCGATCGAGCTGCCGGAGCTGCAGCGGCCGTCCGGACAGTTTTACGTCACGACGCGAAGGGGCAAGCAGTTCAATTCGATGATCTACGCGGAGAAGGATCCGTTTAACGATGCGGACCGCTACGATGTGCTGATCCATCCGGAGGACGCCAAAGGGCTGCATATTCGCGACGGCGAATCCATCGTGGTGTACAATCAATTCGGCGTCTTCCAGGGGAAAGCCCGCTATGCGGAAACGCTGCAGGGCAACCTCCAGGTGTACTGGCCGGAGGGGAATGTCTTGCTCCCCAAAGGGGTCTATGAAAAATACGCCGGGATCCCGGAATACAATACCGCCGTCACCGTGGAAAAAGCAGACCGCTATACGTCGGGGAAAGATATGAAGTATATCGAAAAGCGGGTGGAGGATCTGGAAGTGGAAGTGAGCTGA
- a CDS encoding DUF2294 domain-containing protein — MNKYEAEFSNLVRAFRKRHMGKGPSKINTTFCKNWAICEMEGNLSPVEKFIATADEGKQMLRAARTEMVKEMYRKNRPVEMEAFLGATFVELFVDIDIERDFGMSIFVFDQDIEKKFKNLP; from the coding sequence ATGAATAAATATGAAGCTGAGTTCAGCAATCTGGTGAGAGCTTTCCGCAAGCGCCACATGGGCAAGGGACCGAGCAAAATCAACACCACTTTTTGCAAGAATTGGGCAATCTGTGAAATGGAAGGGAACCTCTCTCCTGTCGAAAAATTCATCGCGACTGCTGATGAAGGCAAACAGATGCTCCGCGCGGCCCGGACGGAAATGGTCAAGGAAATGTACCGCAAGAACCGTCCTGTTGAGATGGAGGCGTTTCTGGGGGCGACTTTCGTGGAATTATTCGTCGATATCGACATCGAACGCGACTTTGGTATGTCCATCTTCGTTTTCGACCAGGACATTGAAAAAAAGTTCAAGAACTTGCCGTAA
- the fdhD gene encoding formate dehydrogenase accessory sulfurtransferase FdhD, with the protein MSHLSKTITREVLKVQVGQSAWEEDEIVTEYPLTIFLGDEEFATIVCTPADLEEMVIGFLAAEGAIRSYDDIKQVTIDEAKGFAYVDTHQQTVLSQSFYSKRRITSCCGKSRQSFYFFSDARTAKPAADGVTVTPEQCLHLMDTLQASSAIHRQTGGVHNAALCSPEEVLLQYSDIGRHNALDKIYGYCLRHKIATDDKILTFSGRISSEVLLKSAKIGASILLSKSAPTDLALQLAEELNITAIGFIRQDRMNVYTHPQRVLLA; encoded by the coding sequence ATGTCTCATTTGTCCAAAACCATCACCAGAGAAGTGTTAAAAGTGCAGGTGGGCCAGTCCGCCTGGGAAGAGGATGAGATCGTCACCGAATACCCGCTGACGATTTTTCTGGGGGACGAGGAATTTGCCACCATCGTCTGCACGCCCGCAGATTTGGAGGAGATGGTGATTGGCTTTTTGGCCGCCGAAGGGGCGATCCGCTCCTATGACGATATCAAGCAGGTCACCATCGACGAGGCGAAGGGCTTTGCCTACGTGGATACCCATCAGCAGACGGTGTTGTCGCAGAGCTTTTACTCCAAGCGGCGCATCACCTCCTGCTGCGGGAAAAGCCGGCAGTCCTTTTACTTTTTCAGCGATGCCCGCACGGCCAAACCGGCAGCGGACGGCGTCACCGTCACACCGGAACAATGCCTGCATCTGATGGACACGCTGCAAGCCTCCTCGGCCATCCACCGGCAGACGGGCGGCGTCCATAACGCTGCGCTCTGCTCGCCGGAAGAGGTGCTGCTGCAGTACTCTGACATCGGCAGGCACAATGCGCTGGACAAGATATACGGCTACTGCCTGCGCCACAAAATCGCCACCGACGACAAAATTCTCACCTTCAGCGGGCGCATCTCCTCCGAGGTGCTGCTGAAGTCCGCCAAAATCGGGGCCAGCATCCTCTTGTCCAAATCGGCTCCCACCGACCTGGCCTTGCAGCTGGCTGAAGAGCTGAACATCACGGCGATCGGCTTTATTCGCCAGGACCGGATGAATGTGTACACCCATCCGCAGCGGGTGCTGCTGGCCTAA
- the mobA gene encoding molybdenum cofactor guanylyltransferase, producing the protein MREELAGVILAGGKSSRMGTPKELLEWRGRTLIAHLQQEIAGTGLPCLIVSNRPETLIEKGQLISGADVEITRDLVPSAGPVSGIVTAFRMRSEEVLLMLSCDLPFAERSQLRRLIAFAGQAGSWDAVVVRAQERLHPLFALYHRRTQDHFEEALQAGQYRLMDVLQKLRVVETPPGLIDPWAACNVNTPEEYRAALREQKKRESER; encoded by the coding sequence GTGAGAGAGGAGCTGGCCGGCGTCATTTTGGCCGGGGGAAAAAGCAGCCGGATGGGCACGCCTAAAGAGCTGCTGGAGTGGCGGGGGAGAACCCTGATTGCCCACCTGCAACAGGAGATCGCCGGCACAGGTCTGCCCTGCCTGATCGTTTCCAACAGACCGGAGACGTTGATAGAGAAGGGGCAGCTGATATCCGGCGCAGATGTGGAAATCACGCGGGACCTGGTGCCGTCGGCCGGGCCGGTCAGCGGGATCGTCACGGCCTTTCGGATGCGCAGCGAGGAGGTGCTGCTGATGCTCTCCTGCGATCTGCCCTTTGCGGAGCGGTCACAGCTTAGGCGGCTGATCGCTTTCGCCGGCCAAGCGGGGTCGTGGGATGCGGTCGTGGTCCGGGCGCAGGAGCGGCTTCACCCCTTGTTCGCCCTGTACCACAGACGGACGCAAGACCATTTTGAGGAGGCCCTCCAGGCGGGGCAGTACCGTCTGATGGATGTGCTGCAAAAGCTGCGCGTCGTCGAGACGCCGCCAGGCCTCATCGACCCTTGGGCGGCCTGTAATGTCAACACCCCGGAAGAATATCGCGCCGCCCTCAGGGAACAGAAAAAGCGGGAGTCCGAGCGATAG
- a CDS encoding methyl-accepting chemotaxis protein produces MHFFRKLSIRSKIHLLVFAVSLFMAGAVLTSAVLIQAGGVQTDTLLLLAGVLIALLGVGQMLLYPFTRRLHKRLSAIAAAMESAAAGDFSRRPSDTASDEVGRISQAYEQMVGDLQDVLGTVVLSSRELAASLDSLSSRAVLAGERGTDIAAHATEAAISAEEQLRRIEASIRAIRDIAADAAIISSQSEEISHAVSRTGRKSAEGDEAIQELAEQMDSIYTIMDQLALVIQELGGRSQEIGQITSVITGLAGQTNLLALNAAIEAARAGEHGRGFAIVADEVRKLAEESARSAERIEILITSIQKETEQAVLTMATGSAEVAEGIRAAGEARASFAEMRDAILSLASSVQAVSERAQSMSRTSASALDAVTEAAETAARSAHQTQAVSAASREQTEALQEVSAAVRNLTDTSAELGRLTSRKRL; encoded by the coding sequence ATGCACTTTTTCCGTAAATTATCAATCAGATCCAAAATACACCTGCTCGTTTTCGCCGTTTCGCTGTTCATGGCGGGCGCTGTCCTGACCAGTGCGGTGCTGATCCAGGCAGGAGGCGTCCAGACCGATACGCTGCTGCTCCTCGCAGGCGTCCTGATCGCTCTGCTCGGAGTCGGGCAGATGCTGCTCTACCCGTTTACGAGACGCCTCCATAAGCGGCTTTCCGCAATCGCGGCCGCGATGGAGAGTGCGGCGGCGGGCGATTTTTCCCGCAGGCCAAGCGACACCGCCAGCGATGAAGTCGGCCGCATTTCGCAGGCCTATGAACAGATGGTCGGCGATTTGCAAGATGTGCTCGGGACGGTTGTGCTCTCTTCGCGCGAGCTGGCGGCCTCTCTGGACAGCCTGTCCTCCCGTGCCGTACTGGCGGGCGAGAGGGGGACGGACATCGCGGCGCACGCGACCGAAGCCGCTATCAGTGCCGAGGAGCAGCTCCGTCGCATCGAAGCGAGCATCCGGGCGATCCGGGACATCGCGGCGGATGCCGCGATCATCAGCTCCCAATCGGAAGAAATCTCCCATGCCGTCAGCCGGACGGGGCGGAAAAGCGCCGAGGGAGACGAAGCGATCCAAGAGCTGGCCGAGCAGATGGACAGCATCTACACCATTATGGATCAACTGGCCCTGGTGATTCAGGAGCTGGGGGGACGGTCCCAGGAGATCGGCCAGATCACCAGCGTCATCACCGGCCTGGCAGGACAGACCAACTTATTGGCCCTGAACGCCGCGATTGAAGCCGCCCGCGCAGGCGAGCACGGACGAGGCTTCGCGATTGTCGCAGACGAGGTGCGGAAGCTGGCCGAAGAATCGGCGCGCTCTGCGGAGAGAATCGAAATCTTGATCACCAGCATTCAGAAAGAAACGGAGCAGGCCGTCCTGACCATGGCCACCGGCAGTGCCGAGGTCGCCGAAGGGATCCGCGCCGCGGGCGAGGCCAGAGCTTCGTTTGCGGAAATGCGCGACGCCATTCTCTCCCTGGCAAGCAGTGTACAGGCTGTCTCCGAGCGGGCGCAAAGCATGTCCCGTACCTCTGCATCGGCGCTGGATGCTGTCACGGAGGCCGCTGAGACCGCCGCTCGCTCCGCGCATCAGACGCAGGCGGTATCCGCTGCCTCCCGCGAGCAGACGGAAGCCTTGCAGGAAGTATCCGCCGCGGTCCGCAACTTGACCGATACCTCAGCCGAATTGGGCCGCCTGACCAGCCGCAAGCGCCTTTAA
- a CDS encoding sigma-54-dependent Fis family transcriptional regulator, with protein MSILRDFQEITQQVAEAISAALQVETEIVDDTMTIIAGTGKYKERINLQEEGGEIDAGYLYGRVLRTNQPFFIEDARSDPSYDPSVLEGVTEELAELCTPIHYKGKVIGVIGLIAFNETQRRQLIHNRLAYLTFLQRMTELLTGKIAEQEAWNEWKKTFTKLETLIESIHEGIIAIDDQGIVITCNRTAQQLIQRSKDELIGTPLGEIWADSPMLQVLQTGSGYVEQEEIYQLGDHEMHFIVTARPIHVDDRVTGVVASFRRMADMRRLAYVLTNEHKDLYFSEIIGKSRSLALVIKQAEQVARGTSNILITGESGTGKGMLAAAIHFASNRRSGPFIIVNCGAIPETLLESELFGYVAGAFTGAKREGKAGKFELADGGTIFLDEIGDLPLHLQVKLLHVLQSKQVERVGSNQLIPVNIRVISATNKNLEEMVRDREFREDLYFRLNVIPLHMPALRERVEDIPLLMDYFLAKYRDLLNHPILDFTPEVRALFMHYHWPGNVRELENAIEYAVNMEVSPYIGMDSVPMRIRQHHSVSGIASPVEGDQPLKERLQRHERQILYSMLQQYGHSLEAKKLVAEKLDIGLATLYRKLEGHRLLNDEKVF; from the coding sequence ATGAGCATTTTGCGCGACTTCCAGGAGATCACGCAGCAGGTGGCCGAGGCGATCTCAGCCGCTCTGCAGGTCGAGACGGAGATCGTCGATGATACCATGACGATTATTGCCGGCACAGGCAAGTACAAAGAGCGGATCAATCTGCAGGAGGAAGGCGGAGAAATCGATGCGGGCTATCTGTACGGCCGGGTGCTGCGAACCAACCAGCCCTTTTTCATCGAGGATGCGCGGAGCGATCCTTCCTACGATCCTTCTGTGCTGGAGGGCGTGACCGAAGAGCTGGCCGAGCTCTGTACTCCGATCCACTACAAGGGCAAGGTCATCGGGGTCATCGGCCTGATCGCCTTCAACGAGACTCAGCGTCGGCAGCTGATCCACAATCGCCTGGCCTACCTCACCTTCCTGCAGCGGATGACCGAGCTGCTCACGGGGAAAATCGCCGAGCAGGAGGCGTGGAACGAGTGGAAAAAAACCTTTACCAAGCTGGAGACGCTGATCGAATCGATTCACGAGGGCATTATCGCGATCGATGATCAAGGCATCGTCATCACCTGCAATCGCACGGCCCAGCAGTTGATTCAGCGGTCCAAGGATGAGCTGATCGGCACTCCGCTGGGCGAAATCTGGGCGGACTCTCCGATGCTGCAGGTCTTGCAGACGGGCAGCGGCTATGTCGAGCAGGAGGAGATCTATCAGCTCGGGGATCACGAAATGCACTTCATCGTCACCGCCCGCCCGATCCACGTCGACGACCGCGTGACCGGCGTGGTCGCCTCTTTCCGGCGGATGGCCGACATGCGCCGCCTCGCCTACGTATTGACCAATGAGCACAAGGACCTCTATTTTTCCGAGATCATCGGCAAAAGCCGCTCGCTGGCCCTGGTGATCAAACAGGCCGAACAGGTAGCCAGAGGCACCTCCAATATCCTGATCACCGGCGAGAGCGGCACGGGAAAAGGCATGCTGGCTGCGGCTATCCACTTCGCCAGCAACCGGCGGAGCGGCCCTTTCATCATCGTCAACTGCGGGGCGATCCCGGAGACCCTCTTGGAAAGCGAGCTGTTCGGCTACGTCGCCGGCGCTTTTACGGGAGCGAAACGGGAGGGCAAAGCGGGCAAATTCGAGCTGGCTGACGGCGGGACGATCTTTTTGGATGAGATCGGCGACCTGCCGCTCCATCTGCAGGTCAAGCTGCTCCACGTCCTGCAGAGCAAGCAGGTGGAGAGAGTCGGCTCCAATCAGCTGATCCCGGTCAATATCCGGGTCATTTCCGCCACCAACAAAAATCTGGAGGAGATGGTGCGCGACCGGGAGTTCCGCGAAGACCTCTACTTCCGGCTGAACGTCATCCCGCTGCACATGCCCGCCCTCAGGGAGCGGGTCGAAGACATCCCTTTGCTCATGGACTACTTTTTGGCGAAATACCGGGATCTGCTCAACCATCCCATACTCGACTTCACCCCCGAGGTGAGGGCGCTGTTCATGCATTACCACTGGCCGGGCAATGTGCGGGAGCTGGAAAATGCGATCGAATACGCCGTCAATATGGAGGTCTCCCCTTATATCGGGATGGACAGCGTCCCGATGCGCATCCGCCAGCATCACAGCGTCAGCGGCATCGCCTCCCCCGTCGAGGGCGACCAGCCGCTGAAGGAGAGGCTGCAGCGCCATGAGCGGCAGATCCTCTACAGCATGCTCCAGCAGTACGGCCATTCGCTGGAGGCCAAAAAGCTGGTAGCCGAAAAGCTGGATATCGGCCTGGCTACACTCTATCGAAAACTGGAGGGACATCGACTTCTCAACGATGAGAAAGTATTCTAA
- a CDS encoding ABC transporter ATP-binding protein → MLGPMVELQNVVKRFGQHTVVHDLSLHIEKGEFLTLLGPSGCGKTTTLRMIAGFELPTSGHVKLDGEFVENLPAYSRDVNTVFQSYALFPHLNAFENVAFGLRVKKVAKTDIEQRVRQALRLVQLEEYATRKPDQLSGGQRQRIAIARALVNNPKVLLLDEPLGALDQKLRKQMQVELKHLQKQLGITFVFVTHDQEEALTMSDRIAVMNKGILEQVGTPADIYDRPATRFVAEFIGETNLLTGTVKARDAERMLIDCEGLQVAAAAQSIPENEQVTVAIRPEKSALSLEPVQTDAGRLVQIPGRLTERIYCGGITRTVITLKGGIPFVAVEKTDQLLPVGEGDELFVNWQPEHGVVLTR, encoded by the coding sequence ATGCTAGGTCCTATGGTGGAGCTTCAAAATGTCGTCAAACGCTTCGGCCAACATACAGTCGTTCACGATCTGTCCCTCCACATCGAGAAGGGCGAGTTTCTCACGCTGCTCGGCCCGAGCGGCTGCGGCAAGACCACGACGCTGCGGATGATCGCCGGTTTTGAGCTTCCGACATCCGGCCATGTGAAGCTGGATGGAGAGTTCGTCGAAAATTTGCCCGCCTACTCCCGTGATGTCAACACCGTCTTTCAAAGCTACGCCTTGTTTCCGCATCTGAACGCCTTTGAAAATGTGGCGTTTGGTTTGCGTGTCAAAAAAGTGGCGAAGACAGATATCGAGCAGCGGGTGCGGCAGGCGCTCCGCCTGGTTCAGCTCGAGGAGTACGCCACGCGAAAACCGGACCAGCTCAGCGGCGGACAGCGGCAGCGGATCGCCATCGCACGCGCCCTGGTCAACAACCCCAAGGTGCTGCTCTTGGACGAACCTCTGGGCGCCCTGGACCAAAAGCTGCGCAAGCAGATGCAGGTCGAGCTGAAGCATCTGCAAAAACAGCTCGGCATTACCTTTGTCTTCGTCACCCACGACCAGGAAGAGGCGCTCACCATGTCGGACCGTATCGCCGTCATGAACAAAGGCATTCTGGAGCAGGTGGGCACGCCGGCCGATATCTACGACCGTCCGGCGACCCGCTTTGTCGCGGAATTCATCGGAGAGACCAATCTGCTCACCGGCACGGTCAAAGCCCGGGACGCCGAACGGATGCTGATCGACTGCGAGGGGCTGCAGGTAGCCGCGGCGGCCCAGTCCATCCCGGAAAATGAGCAGGTCACGGTGGCGATCCGGCCGGAGAAATCGGCTCTGAGTCTGGAGCCTGTGCAGACGGATGCCGGACGGCTGGTCCAGATTCCAGGGAGGCTCACGGAGCGCATCTACTGCGGCGGAATCACGCGCACGGTCATTACCCTGAAGGGCGGCATCCCCTTTGTCGCCGTGGAAAAGACGGATCAGCTCCTCCCTGTCGGGGAAGGCGACGAATTGTTCGTCAACTGGCAGCCCGAGCACGGGGTGGTGTTAACCCGATGA
- a CDS encoding ABC transporter permease, whose product MAPPKRLVRDYGKTWTIGPILIWMTALFLLPLILIFGVSFFTRSSFGGIEAPLTLENYVRFFDPLYLKILWVSCVLAFFTTAICLVLGYPFAYIIARSPASWRNILMLLIIVPFWTNSLIRTYAWIVLLRTEGVINTFLLQLGIISQPLPLLYNETAVLIGLVYTMLPFMVLPLYASIEKLDRSLLEASADLGARPLQTFWKVTLPLTAPGIMAGSLLVFIPSLGLFFIPDLMGGSKTVLIGNLIKNQFLTARDWPFGSASSIILMALTLLFITAYILISKDKEGKELI is encoded by the coding sequence ATGGCACCCCCCAAACGGCTTGTCCGCGATTACGGGAAGACCTGGACGATCGGGCCCATCCTGATCTGGATGACGGCTCTCTTCCTCTTGCCGTTGATTTTGATATTCGGCGTCAGCTTTTTTACCCGCAGTTCGTTTGGCGGGATCGAAGCCCCGCTCACGCTGGAAAACTACGTCCGTTTTTTCGACCCGCTGTATTTGAAAATTCTCTGGGTTTCCTGTGTGCTGGCCTTTTTTACGACGGCGATCTGCCTGGTGCTGGGCTATCCCTTCGCCTATATCATCGCCCGCTCTCCCGCCTCCTGGCGCAATATTTTGATGCTGCTGATCATCGTACCCTTCTGGACCAATTCGCTGATTCGCACCTACGCCTGGATCGTCTTGCTCCGGACCGAAGGCGTGATCAACACTTTTTTGCTCCAGCTCGGCATCATCAGTCAGCCCTTGCCACTCCTCTATAACGAGACGGCCGTCCTGATCGGTCTGGTCTATACCATGCTGCCCTTCATGGTGCTGCCGCTGTACGCCTCGATCGAAAAGCTGGACCGCTCGCTGCTCGAAGCATCCGCCGATCTGGGCGCCCGACCGCTGCAGACCTTCTGGAAGGTGACGCTGCCGCTGACCGCTCCGGGCATCATGGCCGGTTCCTTGCTCGTCTTCATCCCGTCGCTCGGCCTCTTCTTTATCCCCGATCTGATGGGAGGCAGCAAGACGGTGCTGATCGGCAATCTGATCAAAAATCAGTTTCTCACGGCGCGCGACTGGCCGTTCGGGTCTGCCAGCTCCATTATTCTGATGGCGCTGACGCTCTTGTTCATCACGGCGTACATCCTGATCAGCAAAGACAAAGAAGGAAAGGAGCTGATCTAG
- a CDS encoding ABC transporter permease gives MRSSLGQKLSVLYASLVYLFLYMPIAILILYSFNQSKLNAVWTGFTFDWYVKLMQNSDVLDAMKTSLIVALISTIAATMIGTLAAVGMYRYHFRGKTALDAMLYLPIVIPEIVMGISMLALFAQLQVPLGYLTLIAAHITFSVPFVVVVVRARLAGFDKSIEEAAMDLGATPWQTFVKVTMPVIAPGILASALLAFTLSIDDVIISFFVAGPASATLPLKIFSMVKFGVTPEINALSTLMLAVTLVIVIFAERLRMRKQ, from the coding sequence ATGCGCTCCTCGCTCGGCCAAAAACTATCCGTTCTCTACGCTTCGCTGGTCTATCTCTTTCTGTATATGCCCATCGCGATCCTGATCCTCTATTCGTTCAACCAATCCAAGCTGAACGCCGTCTGGACCGGCTTTACCTTTGACTGGTATGTCAAGCTGATGCAAAACAGCGATGTCCTGGACGCGATGAAGACCTCTCTCATCGTCGCGCTGATCAGCACGATCGCGGCGACAATGATCGGGACGCTGGCCGCTGTGGGCATGTACCGCTACCATTTTCGCGGCAAGACGGCGCTCGATGCCATGCTCTATCTGCCAATCGTCATCCCCGAAATCGTGATGGGCATCTCCATGCTGGCCCTGTTCGCCCAGCTCCAGGTGCCGCTCGGCTATCTGACGCTGATCGCTGCGCACATCACGTTTTCCGTCCCCTTTGTCGTCGTCGTGGTCCGCGCCCGCCTGGCCGGCTTTGACAAGAGCATCGAGGAAGCCGCGATGGACCTCGGCGCCACTCCCTGGCAAACCTTTGTCAAGGTGACGATGCCTGTCATCGCGCCGGGCATTCTGGCCAGCGCCCTGCTCGCCTTCACCCTGTCCATCGACGATGTGATCATCAGCTTTTTCGTGGCGGGGCCGGCCAGCGCAACGCTGCCCTTGAAGATTTTCTCCATGGTGAAATTCGGGGTGACACCGGAAATTAACGCCTTGTCGACGCTGATGCTGGCCGTCACGCTCGTCATCGTCATTTTTGCGGAGCGACTGCGGATGCGCAAGCAATAG